Proteins encoded in a region of the Stieleria neptunia genome:
- a CDS encoding NHL repeat-containing protein, with protein MSSTFQIGETTYRWEHRDDLGKQSDEMIAAAKGGLHNNADQDLKTNEIVTVVSHFGLVALDAEMKEWTLVEDQDPKFASGMNAHGADCFLFNDESLWAFSSTNTGEVVISKRGAVVAVLTSPKGGEFDDERINQYYANGGKFAPCDVVFAPEAESLIVVTGYAPGDYALTAKHVDGTWKWTGAAWGGKTNKGGPFATAHGVEVSQIDGDEVVEVASRAHGRIYGFSADGEMIQVPGASEEKFIQLPPGSNPCNLALLGDQMYLPLLNPLADSKGVAPVLIVSDGLPVGRLVPAEYDGLQYMHHMHGFCAVRRDGKLFGVALSWPNGGENKKGKRNDGQIAIFEAVAVQSGP; from the coding sequence ATGTCGAGCACGTTTCAAATCGGTGAGACGACTTACCGCTGGGAACATCGCGACGATCTCGGCAAGCAATCCGACGAGATGATTGCCGCGGCAAAGGGTGGGTTGCACAACAACGCCGATCAAGACCTCAAGACGAACGAGATTGTCACGGTTGTCAGTCATTTCGGACTCGTCGCACTCGATGCCGAAATGAAAGAGTGGACGCTGGTGGAAGACCAAGACCCCAAGTTTGCTTCCGGGATGAACGCGCACGGGGCCGATTGTTTCCTGTTCAATGATGAATCACTGTGGGCGTTCTCTTCCACGAACACCGGCGAAGTTGTGATTTCAAAACGCGGCGCAGTGGTTGCCGTTTTGACGTCGCCAAAGGGTGGTGAATTTGATGACGAACGTATCAACCAGTATTACGCCAACGGTGGCAAATTCGCTCCGTGTGATGTCGTCTTCGCACCCGAAGCAGAATCGTTGATTGTGGTGACAGGATACGCCCCTGGGGATTACGCGTTGACGGCCAAGCATGTCGACGGCACATGGAAGTGGACCGGCGCGGCGTGGGGTGGCAAGACAAACAAAGGGGGCCCCTTTGCGACGGCCCACGGTGTCGAAGTCAGTCAGATCGATGGTGACGAAGTTGTCGAAGTCGCATCACGCGCTCACGGTCGGATTTACGGATTCAGCGCCGATGGCGAGATGATCCAGGTGCCGGGTGCCTCCGAAGAGAAGTTCATTCAGTTGCCGCCTGGTTCAAATCCGTGCAACCTTGCCCTTCTCGGTGACCAGATGTACTTGCCGTTGCTGAATCCATTGGCGGACAGCAAAGGCGTTGCGCCTGTCTTGATCGTGTCGGACGGGCTACCGGTCGGGCGCTTGGTTCCCGCCGAATACGACGGTTTGCAATACATGCATCACATGCACGGATTTTGCGCCGTCCGCCGCGATGGGAAACTGTTCGGCGTCGCCCTTTCGTGGCCCAATGGGGGCGAGAACAAAAAGGGCAAACGAAACGACGGGCAGATCGCAATCTTCGAAGCGGTCGCTGTTCAATCAGGCCCGTAA
- a CDS encoding arylsulfatase has product MQRKPVVLAIVFFFGVLLPGISISRAVAAERPNVIVIMSDDQGGGDYGFMGNPVIRTPELDAMHRRSGFLSKFYVSPVCAPTRACLMTGRYNYRTRCIDTYIGRAMMDSDEVTIAEFLRDAGYRTGIYGKWHMGDNYPLRAMDQGFQDSLVHRGGGIGQPSDPVGAEGKYTDPTLIKNGEETPMKGYCTDLYFDAAMDFIDESARADKNFFTYIATNAPHGPFHDVPEALYQEYRKVDFSPILVNQLNPKRLEQESDKLARIAAMITNIDQNVGRLFKKLDALGLSENTIVVYLNDNGPNTMRYVGDMRGMKSHVDDGGIRSPLVFHWPAKVAAGRSSDVLSAHIDLLPTLLDACGVAVPDGHKLDGRSFLPLLTGDATSLPRRQIVLQTHRGNEPQRYHHFALHEEPWKLVHPTGFGKESFAGEPSFQLYDLSKDPRQSNNLAKQHPDVVQRLKQGYDAWFKDVSSTRPDNYAPPRIVIGTEHERRSVLTRQDWRHIQGRPWAGNSNGVWLLEAPEPGSYEVELIFASDPPAGTATITVGKLTETLEIPAGQRRGHVTDLSLPAGQLTLAVDVVFDGKTQGPHQVILTRRDK; this is encoded by the coding sequence ATGCAGAGAAAACCTGTTGTCCTCGCGATCGTCTTTTTCTTTGGCGTCCTCTTGCCCGGGATTTCCATCTCTCGTGCCGTCGCCGCGGAACGTCCCAACGTGATTGTCATCATGAGTGATGACCAGGGTGGCGGTGATTACGGATTCATGGGAAACCCGGTGATCCGAACACCCGAGTTGGATGCGATGCATCGGCGCAGCGGGTTTTTGAGCAAGTTTTATGTCAGTCCGGTTTGCGCGCCCACGCGCGCCTGTTTGATGACCGGTCGTTACAACTACCGGACCCGTTGCATCGATACCTACATCGGCCGCGCGATGATGGACAGCGACGAAGTCACGATCGCCGAGTTTTTGAGGGACGCCGGGTATCGCACCGGGATCTACGGCAAGTGGCACATGGGCGATAATTATCCGCTCCGCGCTATGGACCAGGGTTTTCAAGACAGTCTGGTGCATCGCGGCGGCGGCATCGGCCAGCCCTCCGATCCCGTCGGCGCCGAAGGCAAGTACACCGACCCGACGCTGATCAAGAACGGTGAAGAAACACCGATGAAGGGCTACTGCACGGACCTCTATTTTGATGCCGCGATGGACTTCATCGACGAGAGTGCCCGGGCTGACAAAAACTTCTTCACCTACATCGCCACCAACGCGCCGCATGGTCCCTTTCACGACGTACCCGAAGCCTTGTACCAGGAATATCGCAAGGTCGATTTCTCACCCATCCTGGTCAACCAGCTGAATCCCAAGCGGCTCGAGCAGGAGAGCGACAAACTGGCGCGGATCGCCGCCATGATCACCAATATCGACCAGAACGTCGGGCGGCTGTTCAAGAAACTGGACGCACTCGGGCTGAGCGAGAACACCATCGTCGTCTATCTGAACGACAACGGTCCCAACACGATGCGGTACGTCGGCGACATGCGTGGCATGAAATCACATGTCGACGATGGCGGCATCCGTTCGCCACTTGTCTTTCACTGGCCCGCCAAGGTTGCGGCCGGTCGCAGTTCGGATGTGCTGTCCGCGCACATCGATTTGCTGCCCACCCTGCTTGATGCCTGCGGCGTCGCGGTGCCCGACGGACACAAGCTTGACGGTCGAAGCTTTCTGCCGCTGTTGACCGGTGACGCGACGAGCCTGCCACGACGTCAAATCGTTTTGCAAACCCATCGTGGCAACGAGCCGCAACGCTACCATCACTTTGCCCTCCATGAAGAACCGTGGAAACTGGTGCATCCGACTGGCTTTGGCAAGGAAAGCTTTGCCGGCGAACCGAGTTTCCAGCTCTACGATCTGAGCAAGGATCCACGTCAAAGCAACAATCTCGCCAAACAGCACCCCGACGTGGTGCAGCGATTGAAGCAAGGATACGACGCCTGGTTCAAAGACGTCAGTTCGACACGCCCGGACAACTATGCGCCGCCACGGATCGTCATCGGGACCGAACATGAGCGGCGCAGCGTGTTGACGCGTCAGGACTGGCGGCACATCCAGGGACGCCCCTGGGCGGGCAACTCCAACGGCGTCTGGTTGCTGGAGGCTCCCGAGCCAGGGAGCTACGAGGTCGAGTTGATCTTTGCCAGCGACCCGCCGGCGGGAACGGCGACGATCACGGTGGGAAAGCTGACCGAGACGCTTGAAATTCCGGCCGGGCAACGGCGCGGGCATGTCACCGATCTCAGCCTTCCGGCCGGTCAACTGACGCTCGCCGTCGACGTCGTCTTTGACGGAAAGACTCAAGGGCCACACCAAGTCATTCTGACGCGCCGCGACAAGTGA
- a CDS encoding carbohydrate kinase family protein: MVVHQVVGIGEILWDVFPDGPRFGGAPANFSCSTSELSRGAAGVSMVSAVGEDDLGRKAIESLKQRGVDTSAVQVNPHATGKVDVQLDDDGKASYHFADDSAWDHLVWNDALAKVAAGCDAVCFGTLGQRSETSRRTIHQFVQATPESALRILDVNLREPFFGDSVIQQSLALANVLKLNDDELPRLARINGLSGDDVDVMRQLAARHQLRYVALTRGAGGAAIVSEDRVSDLPGIPTEVADTVGAGDAFTAAITLGLLAGHDIDTVNRNAIAVASYVCSQPGATMTFPDHLMKP, translated from the coding sequence ATGGTTGTGCATCAGGTTGTTGGGATTGGTGAAATTCTTTGGGACGTTTTTCCTGATGGACCGCGTTTCGGAGGCGCCCCGGCCAATTTTTCGTGCAGCACGTCGGAGCTGTCACGCGGCGCCGCTGGGGTGTCGATGGTCAGTGCCGTCGGGGAGGACGATCTGGGACGCAAGGCGATCGAATCGCTGAAACAGCGCGGTGTCGACACCTCCGCGGTACAGGTCAACCCACACGCGACCGGAAAAGTCGACGTCCAACTCGATGACGACGGCAAGGCAAGCTATCACTTCGCCGACGATTCAGCCTGGGATCACCTGGTTTGGAATGACGCGTTGGCCAAGGTCGCGGCGGGATGCGACGCGGTCTGCTTCGGCACCCTCGGGCAACGCAGTGAAACGTCACGCCGGACCATTCATCAGTTCGTCCAGGCGACACCGGAATCGGCGCTGCGGATTCTGGATGTGAATCTGCGTGAGCCCTTCTTTGGCGATTCCGTCATCCAACAATCGCTCGCTCTGGCCAATGTGCTGAAGCTCAACGACGATGAACTGCCGCGACTCGCCCGCATCAACGGTTTGTCCGGCGACGACGTGGACGTGATGCGGCAATTGGCGGCCCGGCATCAGCTTCGTTACGTCGCATTGACGCGCGGGGCGGGTGGCGCCGCCATCGTTTCCGAGGATCGGGTCAGCGATCTTCCGGGGATTCCCACCGAGGTGGCGGACACCGTCGGCGCGGGCGATGCGTTCACCGCCGCGATCACCCTGGGGCTGCTCGCCGGGCACGACATCGACACCGTCAACCGAAATGCGATCGCCGTGGCGTCTTACGTGTGTTCACAGCCGGGCGCGACGATGACGTTTCCGGACCACTTGATGAAACCGTGA
- a CDS encoding helix-turn-helix domain-containing protein — MYHNEPIPPTTPHDGFDLPDAPAEHLPLERAAWQQGLQQEVLALLTQKASSIREEIYDRVDEILLRTTLEATGGNISQASHRLGISRPTLRSRLRQLKIELPTS, encoded by the coding sequence ATGTACCACAACGAACCGATTCCACCGACCACCCCGCACGACGGCTTTGATTTGCCGGATGCCCCGGCCGAGCACCTTCCCCTCGAACGGGCCGCCTGGCAACAGGGGTTGCAGCAGGAGGTTCTCGCGCTGTTGACCCAAAAAGCCTCGTCAATTCGCGAAGAAATCTACGATCGGGTCGATGAAATCCTGTTGCGAACCACGCTGGAGGCGACCGGTGGGAACATCAGCCAGGCAAGTCATCGTCTGGGAATCAGCCGGCCGACCCTGAGAAGCCGGCTGCGCCAACTGAAGATCGAACTGCCGACATCGTGA
- a CDS encoding glycoside hydrolase family 32 protein: protein MSVLRILSIVIVASVCSAQAVIGDDLLIDDFESDSYGEWSITGDAFGAQPARGTLANQMPVSGFRGQRLINTFVGGDATTGTATSPRFTIGRRHLAFLIGGGAQQDGVGIELLVDGKSVRVATGAESEELEWSSWDVGEFAGRQARLRIYDHATGGWGHLLVDHLVQTDDPPKRFDLEYQLAKYRRSADYLREPLRPQYHFSPEINWMNDPNGLVFHDGEYHLFYQYNPAGNAWGHMSWGHAVSRDLTHWEHLPLAIPEADGIMAFSGCCVVDHHNRSGFGRGDQPAMVAIYTGHGHGKQVQNLAYSNDNGRTWTRYAGNPVLDIDNPDFRDPKVFWHQPTDRWVMVVSLAKEKVVVFYASQDLKHWKELSRFGPAGVTQKSNWECPDLFELPVEGGDGKSLWVLEVDMGSGSVAGGSGGEYFVGHFDGTRFTATQEAKWVDFGRDFYAPVSWSDLPPSDGRRIWIGWFNNWETCLVPTSPWRSCMSVPRTLSLRKMSGRDDVGRDDSGEYVLVQRPVKELQRLRVHSRSIQTHAATWPPIAVTKPGELMDMVFELETTLKPGTARSVGLRIRTGDDEFTEIGYDREPGAVYVDRRKSGNVAFHQAFAGRHEAPARVLDGEVSLRLLVDRSSIEVFINDGEAVISDRIFPTGRRPTIEVFAGDDSAEITAMTLHVLNSIWHASEN from the coding sequence ATGAGCGTTCTGAGAATCCTGTCCATTGTGATCGTCGCGTCCGTCTGTTCAGCGCAAGCGGTGATCGGTGACGATCTGTTGATCGATGATTTCGAATCCGATTCTTACGGCGAATGGTCGATCACCGGGGACGCGTTCGGTGCGCAGCCGGCACGCGGCACCCTTGCCAATCAAATGCCGGTGTCGGGATTCCGCGGTCAGCGTCTGATCAACACCTTTGTGGGGGGAGACGCGACGACCGGGACCGCCACCAGTCCCCGATTCACGATTGGTCGCCGCCATCTGGCGTTTTTGATTGGTGGCGGTGCACAGCAAGACGGCGTCGGGATCGAATTGCTGGTCGACGGAAAATCGGTTCGTGTTGCGACCGGCGCCGAGTCGGAAGAATTGGAGTGGTCGTCTTGGGATGTGGGCGAATTCGCAGGACGCCAGGCTCGACTGCGAATCTATGACCACGCGACCGGCGGATGGGGCCATCTGCTGGTCGATCATCTGGTCCAGACCGATGACCCGCCGAAACGATTTGATCTGGAATACCAGCTCGCGAAGTATCGGCGATCGGCCGACTACCTGCGTGAACCGTTGCGGCCGCAATACCACTTCAGTCCTGAAATCAATTGGATGAACGATCCCAACGGGCTGGTGTTTCATGATGGCGAGTATCACCTGTTTTACCAATACAACCCAGCGGGCAATGCGTGGGGCCACATGAGTTGGGGCCACGCCGTCAGTCGCGATCTGACCCACTGGGAACACCTGCCGCTGGCGATCCCCGAAGCGGACGGCATCATGGCATTTAGCGGTTGTTGTGTCGTCGATCATCACAACCGCTCGGGATTCGGCCGCGGGGACCAGCCGGCGATGGTGGCGATCTATACCGGTCATGGCCACGGGAAACAGGTTCAAAATCTGGCCTACAGCAACGACAACGGCAGGACCTGGACGCGGTACGCGGGGAATCCTGTGCTGGACATCGATAACCCTGACTTTCGTGACCCCAAAGTGTTTTGGCACCAGCCGACCGATCGCTGGGTCATGGTCGTTTCGCTCGCCAAAGAGAAAGTCGTGGTCTTCTATGCGTCGCAAGATTTGAAGCACTGGAAGGAGCTGAGTCGGTTCGGCCCCGCCGGGGTGACACAAAAGTCGAACTGGGAATGCCCGGACCTGTTCGAATTGCCGGTTGAAGGCGGCGATGGAAAGTCGTTGTGGGTGCTGGAGGTCGACATGGGCAGCGGCAGCGTGGCCGGCGGCAGTGGCGGCGAGTACTTCGTCGGCCATTTCGACGGCACCCGGTTTACGGCGACGCAGGAAGCCAAGTGGGTCGATTTCGGGCGCGACTTTTACGCGCCGGTGAGTTGGTCCGACCTGCCGCCATCGGATGGACGTCGAATCTGGATCGGTTGGTTCAACAATTGGGAAACCTGCCTCGTCCCGACGTCGCCCTGGCGCAGCTGCATGTCGGTGCCGCGCACGTTGAGTTTGCGGAAGATGTCCGGTCGCGATGACGTGGGACGCGATGACTCGGGTGAGTACGTGCTGGTGCAACGGCCGGTGAAAGAACTGCAGCGGCTGCGCGTCCACAGTCGATCGATCCAAACGCACGCGGCGACCTGGCCGCCGATCGCCGTGACCAAGCCGGGGGAATTGATGGACATGGTGTTTGAACTCGAGACGACGCTCAAGCCCGGCACCGCCCGATCGGTCGGGCTTCGCATTCGCACGGGCGACGACGAGTTCACCGAAATCGGCTACGATCGCGAGCCCGGTGCGGTCTACGTGGATCGTCGCAAATCCGGCAACGTCGCGTTTCACCAAGCGTTCGCGGGACGTCACGAGGCACCGGCGCGCGTCCTCGACGGCGAAGTCTCGCTGCGGCTGTTGGTCGACCGCTCGTCGATCGAAGTGTTCATCAACGACGGTGAAGCGGTGATCAGCGATCGCATTTTCCCGACCGGACGCCGACCCACGATCGAGGTGTTCGCCGGCGACGATTCGGCCGAGATCACCGCGATGACGCTGCATGTCCTGAACAGCATTTGGCACGCAAGCGAGAACTGA
- a CDS encoding DUF3500 domain-containing protein yields MNMNRPETRRDGQRVARRDFVKLGGAVAAGVASAGLFDPRFAHAATSQTSAETVVAELYASLSDKQKKAIWRPFDHQTRRRINPNWHVTDVVIGDDLFSKKQRTLIDQIVRNITSKDGYDRLIQQMDEDDGGMENYSVAIFGEPGTDQFQFEMTGRHLTMRADGNRVDKAAFGGPIVYGHGEENPSDNLFFYQTQKTNEVFQALDPGQAEAALLKQAPRETAVQLQGAGGKFPGIAVNKLSSDQKELVESTLKVLLAPYREEDVDEVMAILKSSGGLDQLHMAFYQDEDLDDDKVWDIWRVEGPSLVWHFRGAPHVHAYINIGVKS; encoded by the coding sequence ATGAACATGAACCGTCCCGAAACGCGTCGCGATGGCCAGCGTGTTGCCCGACGAGATTTTGTCAAACTTGGAGGAGCGGTTGCCGCCGGAGTCGCGTCGGCGGGGCTTTTTGACCCGCGGTTCGCTCATGCCGCGACGTCGCAAACGTCCGCGGAAACCGTTGTCGCCGAGTTGTATGCGTCGCTTTCGGACAAACAGAAGAAAGCGATCTGGCGGCCCTTCGATCACCAGACCCGACGCAGGATCAATCCGAACTGGCACGTCACCGATGTGGTCATCGGTGACGATCTGTTTTCCAAGAAACAGAGGACGTTGATCGATCAGATCGTCCGCAACATCACGTCCAAAGACGGTTACGACCGCCTGATCCAGCAGATGGATGAAGACGACGGCGGGATGGAAAACTACAGCGTCGCCATCTTCGGCGAACCCGGGACCGACCAATTTCAATTCGAGATGACCGGGCGGCACCTGACGATGCGTGCCGACGGGAATCGCGTCGACAAGGCGGCCTTCGGCGGTCCCATCGTCTACGGCCACGGAGAAGAGAACCCCAGCGATAACCTGTTCTTCTACCAAACCCAAAAGACCAACGAAGTCTTCCAGGCGCTCGATCCCGGTCAAGCCGAAGCGGCGCTGCTGAAACAGGCGCCTCGGGAAACCGCCGTTCAGCTACAAGGCGCCGGTGGTAAATTCCCAGGGATCGCCGTCAACAAACTGTCCAGCGATCAAAAAGAATTAGTCGAATCGACGTTGAAAGTTTTGTTGGCACCCTATCGAGAAGAAGATGTCGATGAGGTGATGGCGATTCTGAAGAGCAGCGGTGGACTCGACCAGCTGCACATGGCGTTCTATCAAGACGAAGATCTGGATGACGACAAGGTCTGGGACATCTGGCGTGTCGAGGGCCCCTCGCTGGTCTGGCATTTCCGCGGCGCCCCACACGTTCACGCGTACATCAATATCGGTGTGAAGTCATAG
- a CDS encoding bifunctional GNAT family N-acetyltransferase/carbon-nitrogen hydrolase family protein produces the protein MNQPTTPFNRHPDHAVLSGSHVGAEPDFDVSEFERKLAVRQLRIEDYEALVAMQLRCFPGMEPWGRDQIESQLEYFPEGQLVVECDGRVVASSSSLMLDYDDDLEWCDWKKTADAGYIRNHRPKGDTLYGIEIMVDPDFRGMRLSKRLYDARKELCRGRNVEQMIVGGRIPGYHKYADQMKASEYVDRVINKSIFDPVLSAQVANGFALEGLLKDYLPSDTESCGYATFLIWRNLEYSPVSKRRHRRTVRPVRIGAVQYQMRSVADFDEFARQITYFVDVAGDYRCDFLLFPELITTQLLSIIPSLRPGEAARKLAEYTPRLLEVFADLAMKFDTNIIAGSHFIVEDDRLYNVAFLFHRDGRIDKQYKLHITPSERSWWGVEGGPSIEVFDTDCGKVSIQVCYDCEFPELGRIAAGLGADIIFVPYNTESRHGYLRVRACAQARCIENDVYVAIAGCTGNLPFVENADVHYAQTAILTPCDVTFARDGIGAEASPNIETVIIHDVDLELLRRHRERGSVTNWKDRRTDLYDVRYK, from the coding sequence ATGAATCAACCGACGACTCCTTTCAATCGCCACCCCGATCACGCCGTGCTGAGCGGCTCGCACGTGGGTGCGGAACCGGATTTTGATGTTTCAGAATTTGAACGCAAGCTGGCCGTGCGCCAACTGCGGATCGAAGACTACGAGGCGTTGGTGGCGATGCAATTGCGTTGTTTTCCGGGCATGGAACCGTGGGGACGCGACCAGATCGAAAGTCAACTCGAGTACTTTCCCGAGGGCCAATTGGTGGTCGAATGCGACGGCCGCGTGGTGGCCAGCAGCAGCAGTCTGATGCTGGATTACGACGACGACCTGGAATGGTGCGACTGGAAAAAAACGGCCGACGCCGGGTACATTCGCAACCATCGCCCCAAGGGTGACACGCTGTACGGGATCGAAATCATGGTCGACCCCGATTTTCGCGGGATGCGACTGTCCAAGCGGCTCTACGACGCCCGCAAGGAGCTTTGCCGGGGCCGAAATGTCGAACAAATGATTGTCGGCGGACGGATCCCGGGGTATCACAAGTATGCCGACCAGATGAAGGCGTCCGAGTATGTCGATCGCGTCATCAACAAGTCGATTTTTGACCCGGTCTTATCGGCCCAGGTGGCCAACGGGTTCGCGCTGGAAGGCTTGTTGAAGGACTATCTGCCGTCGGACACCGAGAGTTGTGGTTACGCGACGTTCTTGATTTGGCGCAACCTGGAGTATTCACCGGTCAGCAAACGGCGGCACCGACGCACCGTCCGCCCGGTTCGTATCGGTGCGGTTCAATACCAGATGCGATCGGTGGCTGATTTTGACGAATTCGCCCGTCAGATCACGTACTTCGTCGACGTCGCCGGCGACTACCGTTGCGACTTCCTGCTGTTCCCCGAGCTGATCACCACTCAATTGCTCTCGATCATCCCTTCGCTGCGTCCCGGCGAGGCGGCCCGAAAGCTGGCCGAATACACGCCGAGATTGCTGGAGGTGTTCGCAGACCTGGCGATGAAATTCGACACGAACATCATCGCCGGATCGCATTTCATCGTCGAAGACGACCGGCTGTACAACGTGGCGTTTCTGTTCCACCGCGACGGTCGCATTGACAAGCAATACAAATTGCACATCACGCCCAGTGAGCGGAGTTGGTGGGGCGTGGAAGGCGGGCCGTCGATCGAAGTGTTTGACACCGATTGCGGCAAGGTCTCGATCCAGGTCTGCTACGATTGCGAATTCCCGGAACTCGGCCGCATCGCAGCGGGCTTAGGGGCGGACATCATCTTTGTTCCCTACAACACCGAAAGCCGACACGGCTATCTGCGCGTCCGGGCCTGCGCCCAAGCCCGCTGCATCGAAAACGACGTTTATGTCGCGATCGCCGGATGCACCGGGAACTTGCCCTTCGTCGAAAACGCCGATGTGCACTACGCCCAAACCGCGATCTTGACGCCTTGCGACGTCACCTTTGCCCGCGACGGGATCGGGGCCGAAGCGAGCCCGAACATCGAAACCGTCATCATCCACGACGTGGACTTGGAACTGCTCCGACGCCACCGCGAACGCGGCAGTGTCACCAACTGGAAAGACCGCCGCACCGATCTGTACGACGTCCGGTACAAGTGA
- a CDS encoding PAS domain-containing sensor histidine kinase, with protein MKALIRRNAFPMVCSAAVVLTVGSFVIAYRALSDLPPANQQISIAQVRLQQLGSLRANLAAATSRVRVLKMGGDDQDRMELAEAIARCDQLLGELQTADQPDAPSVLGRIHDGVGDFLELLRSANVAQGAVGDEQLMQLRQESKSLRSRVESLEELLRGQLQELRNSLESKRRGALSSLVAGHGIMLAALALLYTARRSEHRRRLVADSKTVQADQRFELLFQSSGDGIIVTDELGRIEVANVAMAEMLGVSADDLPGQIVTRFFETTVIDEWLANQLDHEGQRRQSLRRVNVKRADGETRLAEISVKPRTDFGIERLAISVRDVSDQQASRLRLKQQEALLAEIPDPIHVLDTAGRIIYWNRGAQQLFGYEAAESIGHSATDLLQIVPPNDHFENVHGSDYENASRWSGELRATAKDGTRLRIERRRTRLYDEGESIGDVIFDLDLVARTKLQQVERRRQRLESLGALAGGIAHDLNNLLTPILMSGKMLQRDNPNVDRSGLVETIVIGASRGADLISQLLTFARGGDGVHQPIRLQAFLPEIVAIIERTLPSGIRLQLTIEPALPDISGDETEISQVVMNLAINARDAMSETGVLGIEASLMTLVTERSYSYTTLQPGDYVVISVSDTGTGIPIGIRDRIFDPFFSTKPRGQGTGLGLSTSIGIVKGHNGAIGLQSTVGKGTTVSVILPVQLSQATTETAPADAPDA; from the coding sequence GTGAAAGCCCTGATCCGCCGAAACGCTTTCCCGATGGTCTGCAGCGCCGCGGTCGTCTTGACCGTCGGCTCGTTCGTGATCGCCTACCGGGCGCTGAGTGATCTTCCGCCGGCCAACCAACAGATCTCGATCGCTCAAGTCCGGCTGCAACAACTCGGTTCGCTCCGCGCCAACCTGGCCGCGGCCACCTCGCGTGTTCGCGTTCTCAAAATGGGTGGTGACGATCAAGACCGGATGGAACTGGCCGAAGCGATCGCACGGTGCGACCAGTTGCTCGGTGAATTGCAGACCGCCGACCAGCCCGATGCCCCGTCTGTACTGGGGCGGATTCACGACGGTGTCGGCGACTTCCTGGAACTGCTGCGATCGGCGAACGTCGCCCAAGGGGCCGTCGGTGACGAGCAACTGATGCAACTGCGCCAGGAATCGAAATCGCTGCGGTCGCGGGTGGAGTCGCTCGAAGAACTGCTCCGCGGCCAGTTGCAGGAACTCCGAAACTCGCTGGAATCGAAACGCAGGGGCGCCCTTTCCAGCTTGGTCGCCGGTCATGGGATCATGCTGGCCGCGCTGGCTTTGTTGTACACCGCGCGTCGCTCGGAACACCGTCGTCGCTTGGTCGCCGACAGCAAGACCGTCCAAGCCGATCAACGATTCGAATTGTTGTTCCAGAGCAGCGGGGACGGAATCATCGTGACCGACGAATTGGGGCGGATCGAAGTGGCCAACGTCGCGATGGCGGAAATGCTGGGCGTTTCCGCCGACGACTTGCCGGGACAAATCGTGACGCGTTTTTTCGAAACGACCGTGATCGATGAATGGCTCGCCAACCAACTCGATCACGAAGGCCAACGCCGCCAATCGCTGCGACGGGTCAACGTCAAACGGGCCGATGGTGAAACACGGTTGGCGGAGATCTCGGTCAAACCCCGCACCGATTTCGGAATCGAGCGTCTGGCGATTTCCGTCCGCGACGTCTCCGATCAACAGGCCTCGCGTCTGCGTCTCAAGCAACAGGAAGCCCTGTTGGCCGAAATCCCCGATCCGATCCATGTCCTCGACACCGCCGGACGGATCATTTACTGGAACCGAGGCGCCCAACAACTCTTTGGCTACGAGGCGGCCGAATCGATCGGGCACTCGGCGACCGATCTGTTGCAAATCGTTCCGCCCAACGACCACTTCGAAAATGTTCACGGCAGCGACTACGAAAACGCTTCCCGCTGGTCGGGTGAACTGCGCGCGACCGCCAAAGATGGAACACGGCTGCGGATCGAGCGCCGTCGCACCCGATTGTATGACGAAGGCGAATCGATCGGGGATGTCATCTTCGACCTCGATCTGGTCGCCCGTACCAAGCTGCAACAGGTCGAACGGCGTCGCCAGCGACTCGAATCGCTCGGCGCCTTGGCCGGGGGAATCGCGCACGATCTGAACAACCTGCTGACGCCGATTCTGATGAGCGGGAAAATGCTGCAGCGGGACAATCCCAACGTCGATCGCAGCGGGTTGGTGGAGACCATCGTGATCGGAGCCTCGCGCGGTGCGGACCTGATTTCGCAACTGCTGACCTTCGCCCGCGGCGGTGACGGCGTCCACCAGCCGATCCGCTTGCAGGCGTTTTTGCCCGAGATCGTGGCGATCATCGAACGCACCCTGCCCAGCGGCATTCGTTTGCAATTGACGATCGAACCCGCCTTGCCCGACATCAGCGGTGACGAAACCGAAATCAGTCAGGTCGTCATGAACCTGGCCATCAACGCCCGCGACGCGATGTCCGAGACGGGCGTGTTGGGAATCGAAGCGTCGCTGATGACGCTGGTCACCGAACGCTCCTATTCCTACACGACGCTGCAGCCGGGGGACTATGTCGTCATCAGCGTCTCAGACACCGGCACCGGCATTCCCATCGGCATCCGAGATCGAATTTTCGACCCGTTTTTCTCCACCAAGCCGCGCGGCCAGGGCACCGGCCTGGGACTGAGCACGTCGATCGGGATCGTCAAAGGCCACAATGGCGCGATCGGACTGCAGTCGACCGTCGGCAAGGGGACAACGGTCTCGGTGATCCTGCCGGTCCAGCTTTCCCAAGCAACGACAGAAACCGCCCCCGCCGACGCTCCAGACGCTTGA